The Sulfolobus sp. A20 genomic interval GTTGACCCGTATTAAGAGTATTATACAAGTGGATATTTAAATAATAGTCAGATAAGGGAACATATTCTCAGTTTGGATGAGAAAAACTTTAAGGAAACTGAGATACAATCGAAAGAGAATTAAGTGACGACTACCACGTACTAGCTTGATAAACTGTAATACAATGAGACTCGTTAAGAGGGGAACGAAGGAAAAATAACTCAAGCTATACGCTATTAAAATAGAACTATAATCCATTATAATCATAATAAGTTGAAAACACTTAAATGGGAAAAATCATTTTCTCTTCGAGAGTAAAATAATTATTGCACTAATGGTAACTAATGCAACTATACTTATAAAAACGATATTGTAAGGCAATGACTTAGAGCCAAGGGTGCTAGACTTAGTTTGAGTTGTTAAACTTCTGGATTGAGAAGTTACGGAAGAGGTGTTGATGTTTTTTTGAGTATTTGTTTGAGTAGTAGAACTGTTCTTCTGATAATTTCCTTGTGTGTATACTGTTTCTCGCATATAGACGTAAGCGTACGCTATTTCCCCTTTTTCGTTTACCCCATATAAGGAGACGCTTAAAGTCATGTTTCCACTTATGTTAAATTTTATTGGGAGCTCCATCAGCTTACTTCCATTCTGACTTAAAGTGAAATTATACTCAGTTCCATTAACTATGTATTTTCCGTCCACGGTCATCGATATAGTCAGTTTTACGTTCTCTGACGCATTACCTAAATTCTTTGCTATTATCCGTAGAGTATAAGTACTACCTTGTATCAGCCTCTTTACTACAGAACCATTAGATAAGAAGGATATGTTAAGTATAGGCCTAAAGAGTTGAGGAGTGAATAATACCCTTATTGTGGAGTTATTATCAAGCTTTATATAACCTTTCTGGACTTGAGGAGTGTAACCAACTGTATAGTTAATACTATAGCTTACGTTTGATATTAAATAGTAATAATCTCCCTTTGTAACGTAGAATGTGATAGAAGAGGAGTTGCTGGCCTTAGTAGTACCATTGAGGGTAACTGACCACGTGGAGTTTTGCGGAAGACCTTGTTCAACAAAGGTCAAGGAATAGATCAGAGGCATAAAGCTAATATTTACGTAGGAGGAGACCAAAGTGTCATTAACCTCTATCTCATAACTGCCGTATGGAAAAGTGCTGTTCGGAGATGACGGGAATGAAATTAAAGTAGTATTGTAAAGTCCAGAGGAAGACGTATTAACTAACTTCTCAACTACCTTTTCACCGTGTGGGTTAAACAACTTTATATCAACTTCTGAGTCTGGTATAGCTTTTCCGCTTAACAACAATTTCTCACCTGGGTTGAACACATATGCATTTAATTTAATGGTGGGAACCACATTTAATGGTATGTACATCTGTTGGTTATACGTTGTTTGTGTCCCTCCTAAATACAATGTACTTGCGTAGATCATAACCCCATATACCCCATTACCGTTTTTATCTGTTAATGAAAGGGGTGGAATAGACAAAGTTGTTGTAGAGTTTTCACGCAGTCTTAACGAGATTTGCTTAAGAATTATACCATTTGAGTTGATAAAGGCTATGGAAACGTAGGTCCTAGTCAGAGAGTGAAGGCTCAAAGTTCCATTAATTACTCTTACCTTAACTAATGTTGGACCATAATTACTACCTCCAATACTTGGTATATAACCCGGGGCTTGATATGTACCATATAAAGGATAATATCCCTCTGCAGGAGTAGAGACTACAGCAGACAGACCGTCTTGGATTAACAATGAATCGTTGGGTATACTACTGTTTTGCAAATGTCCCTCAATGCCCCAGAAAGGTATGGAACTCGCTGAAGTTGCGTTGCCATTCCACCAATTCTCACCAATCCCATTCACTATGAAATATAATCCATTTGGCTTAATCCAAGTACCATTAACCTTAAAGAGCATCATAATGGGAACCTCGACCAGGTTGGTTATATTGTAGCTGGCTGAAAAAGCAGTTAACGTCTCTATACCAAAGTCCTCACCACCGTTAGCATAAGTAGTCCCAGTGTGTATGTAACCTGGTAGACCGGGTTCAACAATTGGGGTACCATTAACCAAGAAAGCCCAATCCCCATTACCTACGTAAACCATAGTAAAGTTGTAAATAACGCCAGAGACTAGTGGGTAGTTAAAGTCTGTCCCACCAGGGCTACCGAAATAGTTGGAAAATATGCCCCAGCCCGCGTGAGATACGTTGTCGTAGCTTTCAGACCAATCATTAAAGCCAACTTGTGCCCACCAGAAGTTTGTGGAATTATAGAATCCCTCCCCTATCCAAATAGCTAAAGGAGTTGGTGCGGTATAGTTTGGAGCCTTTAGAATAAGTGACATCCCAGTGTTATTTGGAGGATTTGAAGATGGTCCTATATTCACTGCAAATTGGGGAGGTAATGTTATTAAGGAAGCTGTAAAGTTAGTGATAGGGGCGTTGTAAAGATTGTAAGCGAAGAGCGCTATAGTAGATCCGGGGTTATCAAGAATTATCCTCAACTCCTGCCCATTCGAAACAAAGTCTACATAACTATAGCTTAACGCCCTTGATGTTGCCACATAGTTGAAAGGGGGTCCTTCTATAGTCCCGTTGTATATAAGCTTTGACCCTTGATATATGGTAATGTTTAACGTACCATTGTAAACTCTAAACTTAGCCCTAACGTACCATTAGGTACAGGCTGGAGTATCTGGGTAGATTTATTTGGTAGAACCCCCCTATAAGGGGAGTAAAATATCGAGATTGGATAACCCTTACCTGGTTTCGCCCCTTTCTGTATCACAGGTGGAGAAGACTTACATGTTGGAGTATAGTAGGGTGATAAGAGGGTAACTGTGACCGAGGCTGAGGCGTTAAGCCCATTAGACTGATGGGCAATGACCACTATATGATACGTACCATACTTTGAATATATGTGAGAGGCCGGAAACCAACTTGTAGTAATATTTCCATCACCCCATGACCACGTGATTGAGGTTATTGTACAACTGTTTCCTCCCGGTAATGCTACTCCGTTTATGGTTACTTCAGTTCCGTTAATTTCAGGCTCTCCTAGGGATATGGTTGGTGGGGAACAATTACCTTGTGATTCAGAGATTAAAGAAAATAGCGATAACATTAGAATTAAAAGTATGAGAAGTATAGGGATTTTTTTCAAACTCTCACAAATTTAAAAACTCATTATTGTATTTAAACTTTATTGGAAAAATGCCCTTATGTGGATACGGTGCAGTTGTGTCAAAGTACATTTTGACTAATAGACGGATTTTAGGGATTTTAATCCCCTCATATCCCTTCCGATGGATTACTTTAATTCATTTGAGTGGTCTTTGTTAGTGTGAAAGCTATACGATACTCCATATATTCCATAATCAACGTATTGCATTACTATCTCAAAGTGGTTGTTACTTTGGTTTAAGGAATATGATCTC includes:
- a CDS encoding PKD domain-containing protein, producing MKKIPILLILLILMLSLFSLISESQGNCSPPTISLGEPEINGTEVTINGVALPGGNSCTITSITWSWGDGNITTSWFPASHIYSKYGTYHIVVIAHQSNGLNASASVTVTLLSPYYTPTCKSSPPVIQKGAKPGKGYPISIFYSPYRGVLPNKSTQILQPVPNGTLGLSLEFTMVR